One region of Tachysurus vachellii isolate PV-2020 chromosome 11, HZAU_Pvac_v1, whole genome shotgun sequence genomic DNA includes:
- the parapinopsina gene encoding parapinopsin a — MASINLSNFSEAETLHHGSVNDHIMPRIGYTILAILMALSSSVGIILNVVVIIVTVRYKQLRQPLNYALVNLAVADLGCAVFGGLVTAVTNAMGYFSLGRIGCVLEGYAVALFGIAGLCSVAVIAVDRYMVVCRPLGAVMFQTKHALAGVVFSWVWSFIWNTPPLFGWGSYQLEGVMTSCAPNWYSRDPINVSYILCYFMLCFALPFATIIFSYTRLLYTLRQVTKLQMAESGSTAKAEVQVARMVVVMVLAFLLTWLPYAALALTVIFNSNIYINPVIATIPTYLTKSSTVFNPIIYIFMNRQFRDYALPFLFCGKNPWASEEDSDVNTLTTTVSKSSSVSPL; from the exons atggcATCCATTAATCTATCCAACTTTTCAGAAGCTGAGACATTGCATCACGGCTCTGTAAATGATCACATCATGCCAAGAATAGGCTACACCATCTTGGCAATTCTTATGGCTTTGTCATCCAGTGTTGGCATCATCTTGAATGTGGTGGTAATAATTGTGACAGTTAGGTACAAACAACTGCGTCAGCCACTGAACTATGCTCTGGTTAATCTAGCAGTGGCTGATCTTGGTTGCGCTGTGTTTGGGGGGCTAGTCACGGCAGTCACCAATGCCATGGGCTACTTCAGTCTTGGCAGGATAGGATGTGTTTTGGAAGGCTATGCTGTTGCCCTCTTTG GTATTGCTGGTTTGTGCTCAGTTGCAGTTATTGCTGTTGACCGCTACATGGTGGTATGCAGACCACTGGGCGCAGTGATGTTCCAAACCAAACATGCCCTGGCAGGTGTAGTCTTTTCCTGGGTATGGTCTTTCATTTGGAACACACCACCACTGTTCGGATGGGGCAGTTACCAACTGGAGGGTGTGATGACCTCCTGCGCCCCCAACTGGTACAGCAGAGACCCAATCAATGTCTCATACATCCTGTGCTACTtcatgctttgctttgctttgccaTTTGCCACCATTATCTTCTCTTACACACGTCTCCTTTATACCTTACGACAG GTGACTAAGCTGCAAATGGCAGAAAGTGGAAGCACAGCCAAGGCTGAGGTTCAAGTGGCCCGTATGGTGGTCGTCATGGTCCTGGCCTTTTTGCTTACATGGTTGCCTTATGCAGCTCTGGCCCTTACTGTGATCTTTAACTCCAACATCTACATCAACCCAGTAATTGCCACCATACCCACATACCTGACCAAGAGCAGCACTGTCTTCAACCccatcatttatatatttatgaacAGACAG TTCAGGGACTATGCTTTGCCATTTCTCTTCTGTGGAAAAAACCCTTGGGCATCAGAAGAAGACTCAGATGTCAATACACTAACTACTACAGTCAGCAAAAGCAGCTCAGTGTCACCATTATAA
- the LOC132853770 gene encoding ATP-sensitive inward rectifier potassium channel 1-like produces the protein MARSLHQFFRDYLANWRFHKNRLVAKDGHCNIEYGNVGYSSRFAYMQDLWTTFVEIRWRYIIFLFVASFTLSWFIFGLIWYWIGLVNGDIWWQNPPPDHKPCVFNVFGLTSAFLYSLETQATIGYGLRVLSPYCPGAVAVIVIQSIIGILINCFWCGLVMAKIALPKKRAKTITFSKIAVICPKNAALCLQIRVANLRKTLMIGSQLYGKLLRTTVTPEGETIILDQVNIDFMIDAGKDNLFFICPLTLYHVIDKDSPFFKMTSNTVLQQEFELVVFLDGTDESTSSACQVRTSYIPQEIRWGYKFLPIISRSKEGKYRVDFSNFERVEAVPTAHCAHCFYNGPCDHHSPRNGIDNQGFEVIEIIDQNRAKEM, from the coding sequence ATGGCACGCTCCTTGCATCAGTTCTTCAGAGACTATCTAGCAAACTGGCGCTTTCACAAAAATCGTCTGGTAGCCAAGGACGGACACTGCAACATCGAATATGGCAACGTGGGATACAGCAGTCGTTTTGCGTATATGCAGGATCTCTGGACCACCTTTGTGGAGATCCGTTGGCGttacattattttcttatttgtgGCCTCCTTCACTCTAAGCTGGTTCATTTTTGGACTTATTTGGTACTGGATTGGTCTTGTTAATGGTGATATTTGGTGGCAAAATCCACCTCCAGACCATAAGCCATGCGTATTTAATGTTTTTGGCCTCACATCTGCCTTTCTCTACTCACTGGAAACACAGGCGACTATTGGTTATGGTCTGCGAGTACTCAGTCCATACTGCCCTGGTGCTGTCGCAGTAATTGTCATCCAGTCTATCATTGGTATACTTATTAACTGCTTCTGGTGTGGACTGGTTATGGCAAAAATCGCTTTACCCAAGAAAAGAGCTAAGACCATTACCTTCAGTAAAATTGCAGTCATTTGTCCCAAAAATGCTGCCCTCTGTTTGCAGATAAGAGTAGCCAACTTGCGTAAGACCTTAATGATTGGAAGTCAGCTATATGGCAAGCTGCTTAGGACAACAGTCACTCCAGAAGGAGAGACCATCATTCTGGACCAGGTCAATATTGATTTTATGATCGATGCTGGAAAAGACAACCTCTTCTTTATTTGTCCGTTGACTTTGTATCATGTAATTGACAAGGATAGTCCATTTTTTAAGATGACTTCGAACACAGTGCTTCAACAGGAGTTTGAGTTGGTGGTGTTTCTGGACGGCACAGATGAATCCACCAGCTCCGCCTGCCAAGTAAGAACGTCTTACATCCCTCAGGAAATTAGGTGGGGATACAAGTTCCTCCCTATCATCTCCCGCAGTAAAGAAGGAAAATATCGTGTGGACTTTTCCAATTTTGAGAGAGTGGAAGCAGTTCCAACAGCACACTGTGCTCACTGCTTCTACAATGGCCCATGCGATCATCACAGTCCTAGAAATGGCATTGATAACCAGGGTTTTGAAGTGATTGAAATAATTGATCAAAACCGTGCCAAAGAAATGTAA
- the selenok gene encoding selenoprotein K, with protein sequence MVYVSNGQVLDSRTRSPWRLSFLSDLFWGVVEFICLFFQTLVKPDLSKDGNQSSLSRYSDGRGPPGFPGRRRLGRINHGGGPSPPPMGGGUGR encoded by the exons ATGGTGTACGTGTCAAACG gtcAAGTCCTGGACAGTAGGACACGGTCGCCATGGAGATTGTCTTTCCTTAGCGATCTCTTTTGGGGTGTAGTGGAATTCATCTGCTTGTT CTTTCAGACCCTCGTCAAGCCAGATCTGTCAAAAGATGGGAATCAAAGTTCGTTGTCACGCTACAGTGATGGAAGAGG TCCTCCAGGTTTTCCTGGGCGGAGGCGTTTGGGCAGGATAAATCATGGTGGAGGCCCAAGTCCTCCTCCAATGGGGGGTGGATGAGGAAGGTAA